A part of Parvimonas micra genomic DNA contains:
- a CDS encoding O-acetylhomoserine aminocarboxypropyltransferase/cysteine synthase family protein, with product MTKKYNTSTICVQGGYEPKNGESRVVPIVQSTTFKYESSEKMGDLFDLKDSGYFYTRLANPTNDAVANKICQLEGGVAAILTSSGQAANLYAILNIASAGDHIISTSAIYGGTYNLIANTMKNLGIESTFVDPDISVEELESKFKPNTKLIFGETISNPSLNILDIEKFAKVAHKNGVPLIVDNTFPTPIFCRPFEWGADIVTHSTTKYMNGSANAVGGAVVDSGNFDWTKYSEKYPGLTTPDETYHGTVYTESFGKGAYITKMTTNLMRDLGSIPSPQNSFYLGVGLETLHLRMERHFENALALAKHLEKHPKVSWISFSGLENDSQHELAQKYLPNGSCGVISFGIKGGREAAVKFMDSLRLAAIVTHVADTRTCVLHPASTTHRQMNDEELIAAGVSPDLIRLSVGIEDIRDLIDDIDQALEK from the coding sequence ATGACAAAAAAATATAATACAAGCACAATTTGCGTACAAGGTGGTTATGAACCAAAAAACGGAGAATCAAGAGTGGTTCCAATAGTACAATCAACAACTTTCAAATACGAATCATCAGAAAAAATGGGAGATTTATTTGATCTAAAAGATTCAGGATACTTTTATACAAGACTTGCAAACCCTACAAATGATGCAGTAGCAAATAAGATTTGCCAACTAGAAGGTGGAGTTGCAGCAATTTTGACATCATCAGGACAAGCAGCAAATCTCTATGCAATATTAAATATAGCTAGTGCAGGGGATCATATAATTTCAACTTCTGCTATCTATGGTGGAACTTATAACCTTATAGCAAATACAATGAAAAATTTAGGAATTGAATCAACTTTTGTTGACCCTGATATTTCAGTTGAAGAGTTAGAATCAAAGTTTAAACCAAATACAAAATTAATTTTTGGCGAAACTATATCAAATCCATCACTTAATATTTTAGATATAGAAAAATTTGCAAAAGTTGCTCATAAAAATGGAGTGCCACTAATAGTTGATAACACATTCCCTACACCAATTTTCTGTAGACCTTTTGAATGGGGAGCAGATATTGTCACTCACTCAACTACAAAATATATGAATGGATCTGCAAATGCAGTTGGTGGAGCAGTTGTAGATTCAGGTAATTTTGATTGGACAAAGTATAGCGAAAAATATCCAGGTCTAACAACTCCTGATGAAACATATCACGGAACAGTATATACTGAAAGCTTTGGAAAGGGTGCATATATTACAAAAATGACAACTAACTTAATGAGAGATTTAGGTTCTATACCTTCACCACAAAACTCATTCTATCTTGGGGTTGGTTTAGAAACTTTACACTTAAGAATGGAAAGACATTTTGAAAATGCATTAGCTCTTGCTAAACATTTAGAAAAACATCCTAAAGTGTCTTGGATTTCTTTCTCAGGTTTAGAAAATGATAGCCAACACGAATTGGCACAAAAATATTTACCTAATGGATCCTGTGGAGTAATATCATTTGGAATCAAAGGTGGTAGAGAAGCTGCAGTTAAATTCATGGACTCATTAAGACTTGCTGCAATTGTTACTCACGTAGCAGATACAAGAACTTGTGTTCTACATCCTGCATCAACAACTCACAGACAAATGAATGATGAAGAGTTAATAGCAGCGGGAGTATCTCCGGACTTAATTAGACTTTCAGTAGGTATAGAAGATATTCGTGATTTAATAGACGACATTGACCAAGCTTTAGAAAAATAA
- a CDS encoding tetratricopeptide repeat protein codes for MLTEIKSYWHKLKTEYENRYNKAFLSDFETSKEYLERMKSYLLEKREESPSDVDVVCTLASVCIELRDEEFDYIEFLQDFLNEFENSLSDIDKAIIYTNLAFWDDFSKNSLKYFNLAKDLNSPFVETYTGLGLYYFSEYEYSKDEKNLIVSYNYFKVAREMEESYITSFNYAVSLFELKEYEKAKVIFLSLLEVYPNRMRLLLCLAYCEVYLGNKDEAMSYVEKVKAGQDVNYNLNTDDISEDQIIDVYYALEEYDIFLNLCGDCVEYYYIAEWEEYFYVLWLKNQKERFFSLEEKNRKYFEEAINEAIADEDYDSEKEKQETIASWEEDKRKFEEMIFSIKSGVLRPEIKLKLYLEYSCFMVDCVRHKFI; via the coding sequence ATGTTAACAGAAATAAAATCATACTGGCATAAATTAAAAACAGAATATGAAAATAGATATAATAAAGCATTTCTAAGTGATTTTGAAACTTCAAAGGAATATCTTGAAAGAATGAAAAGTTATCTTTTAGAAAAGCGAGAAGAATCTCCGTCAGATGTTGATGTAGTTTGTACTCTTGCTTCCGTTTGTATAGAACTTAGAGATGAGGAATTTGATTATATTGAATTTCTACAAGACTTTTTAAATGAGTTTGAAAATTCTTTAAGTGATATTGATAAAGCGATAATTTATACTAATCTAGCTTTTTGGGATGATTTTTCTAAAAACAGTTTGAAGTACTTTAATTTAGCTAAAGATTTGAATTCTCCATTTGTAGAAACTTATACAGGTCTTGGTCTTTATTATTTTAGTGAATATGAATATTCTAAAGATGAAAAAAATTTAATTGTAAGTTATAATTACTTTAAGGTTGCAAGAGAAATGGAAGAAAGTTATATTACTTCTTTTAACTATGCAGTATCTTTATTTGAACTTAAGGAATATGAAAAAGCAAAAGTAATATTCTTAAGTTTACTTGAAGTTTATCCAAATAGAATGCGTCTGCTATTGTGTTTAGCTTATTGTGAAGTGTATCTTGGTAATAAAGATGAAGCAATGTCTTATGTAGAGAAAGTAAAAGCTGGACAAGATGTTAATTATAATTTAAATACAGATGATATTTCAGAAGACCAAATTATTGATGTCTATTATGCTCTTGAAGAATATGATATATTTTTAAATCTTTGTGGAGATTGTGTTGAGTACTATTATATCGCAGAATGGGAAGAATATTTTTATGTTCTATGGTTAAAAAATCAAAAGGAAAGATTTTTTAGTCTTGAAGAAAAGAATCGAAAATATTTTGAAGAAGCTATTAATGAAGCTATTGCTGATGAAGACTACGACAGTGAAAAAGAGAAACAAGAAACTATTGCTAGTTGGGAAGAGGATAAAAGAAAGTTTGAGGAAATGATTTTTAGTATAAAGAGTGGAGTTTTAAGACCAGAGATTAAATTGAAGTTATATCTTGAGTATTCGTGTTTTATGGTGGATTGTGTTAGACATAAATTTATTTAA
- the brnQ gene encoding branched-chain amino acid transport system II carrier protein has product MKKEKKDIFIVGLALFGSYFGAGNLIFPPLLGFLSGSQWSLAAIGFCISAVLMPVVGLYVISKNGGSLEAMTEDIHKNFAKFLLLFIMVFAGCISVPRTGAVAYELGFKSLFSSVSIVLFIIGYFAIALYFSLDINRMINSVGKFLTPVLVVVLLGIIIKGIFTPIGVPTFPQQSGVFTHSFLEGYQTGDLIVSYLIGTVFIGDIVYRGYRTGRERNKLTAYCGVIALILLAVIYVGLIYLGASVSSYYSKDIDRSQLLLAIAERVLGKNGMLFLSIAVVLACVTTAIGQITSIANFFHDFSNGKIPHKIAAVVSSVVGATIAVLGVENIVYYATPIYKGVYPSLIVLMTLGIFRKFIPNKQSFRYALIFTLAVSVLEAILSVANVPSIKAFIDILPLSSLGFTWVLPATLGLIVGAVSGSEPITQFE; this is encoded by the coding sequence ATGAAAAAAGAAAAGAAAGATATTTTTATAGTAGGATTAGCACTATTTGGTTCCTACTTTGGTGCAGGAAATCTTATATTTCCACCTCTATTGGGATTTTTATCAGGAAGTCAATGGTCTTTGGCTGCAATAGGATTTTGCATTTCAGCAGTTTTAATGCCAGTAGTTGGATTATATGTAATTTCGAAAAATGGCGGTTCTCTTGAAGCTATGACTGAAGATATACACAAAAATTTTGCAAAGTTTTTATTATTATTTATAATGGTTTTTGCAGGATGTATTTCTGTGCCTCGTACAGGAGCGGTTGCTTATGAATTAGGATTTAAATCACTTTTTTCAAGTGTATCTATTGTATTATTTATCATTGGATATTTTGCTATTGCACTATATTTTTCATTGGATATAAATAGAATGATTAATAGTGTTGGTAAATTTTTAACACCAGTTTTGGTAGTAGTATTACTTGGAATTATTATAAAGGGAATTTTTACTCCAATAGGAGTTCCAACATTTCCACAACAAAGTGGAGTTTTTACTCATTCATTTTTAGAAGGTTACCAAACTGGAGATTTAATAGTAAGTTACCTTATAGGTACTGTTTTTATAGGAGATATTGTTTATAGAGGATATCGTACAGGCAGAGAAAGAAATAAATTAACTGCTTATTGTGGAGTAATAGCTTTAATTCTTTTAGCAGTAATTTATGTAGGACTTATATATTTAGGAGCTTCAGTAAGTAGCTATTATTCAAAAGATATAGATAGAAGCCAGCTATTATTGGCAATTGCTGAAAGAGTTTTAGGAAAGAATGGAATGTTATTCCTTTCAATAGCTGTAGTTTTGGCTTGTGTAACAACTGCCATCGGTCAAATTACATCAATAGCAAACTTTTTCCATGATTTTTCGAATGGAAAGATACCACACAAGATAGCTGCTGTAGTTTCATCAGTTGTTGGTGCTACAATTGCAGTACTTGGAGTTGAAAACATAGTTTACTATGCAACACCAATTTACAAGGGAGTTTACCCTAGTTTAATAGTATTAATGACTTTGGGTATTTTTCGTAAATTTATACCTAATAAGCAAAGTTTTAGATATGCATTAATTTTTACATTGGCAGTAAGTGTATTAGAAGCAATTTTATCTGTAGCCAATGTACCTAGTATCAAGGCATTTATTGATATACTTCCACTAAGTAGTCTTGGATTTACCTGGGTATTACCTGCAACACTTGGACTTATTGTAGGAGCTGTAAGTGGCAGTGAACCTATAACTCAATTTGAATAA
- a CDS encoding DUF262 domain-containing protein → MVKRMIENMVQPQECSIENIFLEHEYIIPIYQRNYAWSKEEIEQLLDDINDINRKYYLGSLIVNEIERNRFEVIDGQQRLTTLFLLLSYLKYDSIKIDSLRFEAREKSNKTLKAIYETKAGYKEFKNEEEYSTDIIEGYSIIENYFLGKDADFISRFEKKISSVYIIRTQVPKDIDLNHYFEIMNTRGEQLELHEIVKAKIIGAIETDGKITDDDRIDKVIAGEIWDACAQMDKYIQMSFSTDKRKKLFSDDWDSFKCKSFDDIRIAFNGCSRDETKYESETSKLKDILIKKQNNLKQSNDEDKEENERFDSIISFPNFILQVNEAMNILEAENENDAGLDDKKFIEFLKNRWSNKEKSLDFVYSLLKYRYLFDRYIIKREYYGNHKSEGKWSLKKCEINNYDKGNKPIYKTTLNIDEEDKNNLDNKQLTLLESCLRITYTSPKTMHWIAKVISEVNKGKTGKEIIKILEKYCCKKVDDSDYKNSKGFAVERIVFTYLDYILCRDNLKKYEDFEFQFRKSIEHFFPQHPINEEYKIKDENKDSFGNLALITVSANSKFSNMLPTHKVEQYREVVKQSPKLIQMKNLILDNNRKWDDECIEQHNDEMLKLLEDEIKKHNDF, encoded by the coding sequence ATGGTAAAAAGGATGATTGAAAATATGGTTCAACCACAAGAATGTAGTATAGAAAATATTTTTTTAGAACATGAATATATAATACCGATTTATCAGAGGAATTATGCTTGGTCAAAAGAAGAGATAGAGCAACTGTTAGATGACATTAATGATATTAATAGGAAATATTATTTGGGAAGTCTTATTGTTAATGAAATTGAAAGAAATAGATTTGAAGTTATTGATGGACAACAAAGGCTTACTACTTTATTTTTACTACTTTCTTATTTAAAATATGATTCTATTAAAATTGATTCCTTAAGATTTGAAGCTAGAGAAAAATCAAATAAGACATTAAAAGCTATTTATGAAACAAAAGCTGGTTATAAAGAATTTAAAAATGAGGAAGAGTATTCTACTGATATTATTGAAGGCTATTCTATTATAGAAAATTATTTTCTAGGAAAGGATGCAGATTTTATTTCGAGGTTTGAAAAGAAAATTTCGTCAGTTTATATAATTCGTACACAAGTTCCTAAAGATATAGATTTAAATCATTATTTTGAAATAATGAATACTCGTGGAGAACAATTGGAGCTTCATGAGATTGTAAAAGCAAAAATTATTGGGGCTATCGAGACAGATGGGAAAATTACTGACGATGATAGAATAGATAAAGTAATAGCAGGAGAAATATGGGATGCTTGTGCACAGATGGATAAATATATACAGATGTCTTTTTCCACAGATAAAAGAAAAAAGTTGTTTTCTGATGATTGGGATTCTTTTAAATGTAAATCTTTTGATGATATTAGAATAGCATTCAATGGTTGTTCTAGAGATGAAACTAAATATGAATCAGAAACATCTAAGTTAAAAGATATTCTTATTAAAAAACAAAATAATTTAAAACAATCAAATGATGAAGATAAGGAAGAAAATGAACGTTTTGATTCAATTATATCATTTCCAAACTTTATTCTTCAAGTGAATGAAGCTATGAATATATTAGAAGCTGAAAATGAAAATGATGCAGGTCTTGATGATAAGAAATTTATTGAATTTCTAAAAAATAGATGGAGTAATAAAGAAAAGTCGTTAGATTTTGTTTATTCTTTACTTAAGTATAGATATCTATTTGATCGTTATATAATTAAAAGAGAATATTATGGAAATCATAAGTCTGAAGGAAAATGGTCTCTAAAAAAATGTGAAATCAATAATTATGATAAAGGTAATAAACCAATTTATAAAACTACATTAAATATTGATGAAGAGGATAAAAACAATCTAGATAATAAACAATTGACTTTATTGGAATCATGTCTAAGAATAACTTATACTTCTCCAAAGACAATGCATTGGATAGCAAAGGTAATATCAGAGGTAAATAAAGGCAAAACGGGAAAAGAAATTATAAAAATACTAGAAAAATATTGTTGTAAAAAAGTTGACGATTCTGATTATAAAAATTCAAAAGGTTTTGCAGTTGAACGTATTGTTTTTACATATTTGGATTATATTCTTTGTAGAGATAATCTTAAAAAATATGAAGATTTTGAATTTCAATTTAGAAAATCTATTGAACATTTTTTCCCGCAACATCCGATTAATGAAGAATATAAAATTAAAGATGAAAACAAAGATAGTTTTGGAAACTTAGCTTTAATTACAGTTTCTGCTAATTCAAAATTTTCTAATATGCTTCCTACTCATAAGGTGGAACAATATAGAGAAGTAGTTAAGCAAAGTCCTAAACTTATTCAAATGAAAAATTTAATTTTAGATAATAATCGCAAATGGGATGATGAATGTATAGAACAACATAATGATGAAATGTTAAAATTATTAGAGGATGAAATAAAAAAACATAATGACTTTTAA
- a CDS encoding DKNYY domain-containing protein: MDWKENESIRSKILGICLILFILAIAFFTFSQLLVRDDTYVNIERSGQRIGNSIFYKYDNKIYALIPSGGYYIVEDADVDSFSVINSENTYDSRVVGIDKNHVYFGNVKIEDLNPKEITNVGNGYYTDGKSTYFCSSLSERNDEISYVSEIFGHIVHAFFKDKKPKSYIYPYHKLNTEKKISKINNLIYFATDGDVLYYKGKPLENADLNTIKEVSKHGEYFCDKNNVYYKNELLPIKNSGELEVVSVEQGDDLLYDKKSGEVFKGNLRFDENFTPYRVIGNTSSHIYNLFFASKDGVYFYNQRKNKQVKIGENNFKGNIEFLDENVFCDEENMYFLNSYETYIVRFRVPHIRRLYSRNSQIVSFDKKEGWKKVKDIQSNVIGSVWTKNGKYYYFDNLGNSQLINDTVFEITDKEVLNELLSDESRITVDRIREIIKDEKMQAVSGEAKYTATVKYSHYYLYMILLFPFVIIGSILKQKGRRKLLKYNEKYR, from the coding sequence TTGGATTGGAAAGAGAATGAAAGTATTCGTTCAAAAATTTTAGGTATTTGTTTAATTTTATTTATTTTAGCAATTGCTTTTTTTACATTTAGTCAGCTTCTCGTAAGAGATGATACTTATGTAAATATTGAAAGAAGTGGACAGAGAATTGGCAATAGCATTTTTTATAAATATGATAACAAGATTTATGCACTTATTCCAAGTGGTGGATATTACATTGTAGAGGATGCAGATGTAGATTCTTTTAGTGTTATTAATTCAGAGAATACTTATGATTCTCGTGTAGTTGGAATTGATAAAAATCATGTTTATTTTGGAAATGTAAAAATTGAAGACCTTAATCCAAAGGAAATAACTAATGTTGGAAATGGATATTATACTGATGGTAAAAGTACTTATTTTTGTTCTTCACTTTCTGAGAGAAATGATGAGATTTCTTATGTTTCAGAAATTTTTGGACATATAGTTCATGCTTTTTTTAAGGATAAAAAGCCTAAGTCATATATTTATCCATATCATAAATTAAATACTGAAAAGAAAATTTCGAAAATTAATAATTTAATATATTTTGCAACAGACGGAGATGTGCTCTATTACAAGGGAAAGCCACTTGAAAACGCAGATCTAAATACTATAAAGGAAGTTTCTAAACATGGAGAGTATTTTTGTGATAAAAATAATGTTTATTACAAAAATGAACTTTTACCAATTAAAAATAGTGGGGAATTAGAAGTCGTTTCAGTTGAGCAGGGGGACGATTTGCTTTATGATAAAAAGAGTGGAGAAGTTTTTAAAGGTAATCTTAGATTTGACGAAAATTTCACTCCTTATAGAGTAATTGGAAATACTAGTTCTCATATTTATAATTTATTTTTTGCTTCAAAAGATGGAGTATATTTTTATAATCAAAGAAAAAATAAGCAGGTAAAAATTGGAGAAAATAATTTTAAAGGAAATATTGAATTTTTAGATGAAAATGTATTTTGTGATGAAGAAAATATGTATTTTTTAAATTCTTATGAAACGTATATTGTTAGATTTAGAGTTCCACATATTAGACGATTGTATTCAAGAAATTCTCAAATAGTTAGCTTTGATAAAAAAGAAGGTTGGAAAAAAGTAAAAGACATACAAAGTAATGTAATAGGCTCCGTCTGGACAAAAAATGGAAAATACTATTATTTTGACAATTTAGGAAATAGCCAACTTATTAACGATACAGTTTTTGAAATTACTGACAAAGAAGTATTGAATGAATTATTATCAGATGAAAGCAGAATAACAGTAGATAGAATTAGAGAAATAATAAAAGATGAAAAAATGCAAGCCGTATCAGGAGAAGCGAAATATACAGCAACCGTAAAATATAGTCATTACTACCTTTATATGATTTTATTATTTCCTTTTGTAATTATTGGTAGTATATTAAAACAAAAAGGCAGAAGAAAACTACTTAAATATAATGAAAAATATAGGTAA
- a CDS encoding putative ABC transporter permease, producing the protein MELIRYLNAYFTFSVLGWIWESIYCTIDQRKWQNRGFLYGPLCPIYGFGSILGLIFYDLISMGKISHLSWWQIFIMGFIASMVLEYPTSYVLEKMFHARWWDYSDMPLNINGRTCAITSVGFGIGAIIIMEFFIPLFEKIYVTIPNNFAIALAVVLLAIHSSDFTLTVSGLTNFQRNIAELEEEFQDKMTLTVDKIFERHSRLYGRTLSRIASFRMGESRNMIADRLVKIRRDLKKKK; encoded by the coding sequence ATGGAATTAATTAGATATTTGAATGCATATTTTACTTTTAGTGTTTTAGGCTGGATATGGGAAAGTATATACTGCACAATCGACCAAAGAAAATGGCAAAATCGTGGATTTTTGTATGGACCATTATGTCCGATTTATGGTTTTGGTTCGATTTTAGGATTGATTTTTTATGATCTTATTTCAATGGGTAAAATTTCTCATCTTTCTTGGTGGCAAATATTTATTATGGGATTTATTGCTAGTATGGTATTAGAATATCCAACATCTTATGTGCTTGAAAAAATGTTTCATGCTAGATGGTGGGATTATAGTGATATGCCACTTAATATAAATGGAAGGACTTGCGCGATTACTTCTGTTGGTTTTGGGATTGGAGCAATTATTATAATGGAATTTTTTATTCCACTTTTTGAAAAAATTTATGTGACAATTCCAAATAATTTTGCAATAGCTCTTGCTGTTGTTTTACTGGCTATACATTCTTCGGATTTTACACTTACAGTTTCAGGATTGACTAACTTCCAAAGAAATATTGCTGAACTTGAAGAAGAGTTCCAAGATAAAATGACTTTGACTGTTGATAAAATTTTTGAAAGACATAGCAGATTATATGGTAGAACATTAAGCAGAATTGCTTCTTTTAGGATGGGTGAATCTCGTAATATGATTGCAGATAGATTAGTAAAAATAAGGCGTGATTTAAAAAAGAAAAAATAA
- a CDS encoding InlB B-repeat-containing protein yields the protein MKRLVKKSTSLVLALLMMFSVFAGTTKVLAEEMPEKEKKLTKDNYWAELSWYKDSTHKGVMPSYLKDYFASSRVKWANRLNEYSLVPFFPDAGISSDDEVDKDVEEMVTQYLAPYAKDYPHKEHPDPALNRWKGGKQWNPYNFNYANDLLTEKTTDYNVRADIKERGLSSTAISNHRIGDKINLDFHVDLSLFRKIKNTVLIAVINSEFPAYYMMKNNMPETAITQSDAELVFVLDLPKGLESLDTTKYKLSGIDGFDDLSVTKEKGGRRIVVKARLKAPHTYETLKELYKKIQKVKSATLSVDGLQVTSDVEINKNNTVTGYAYGAHENIFTTDNNVIFNKDDSAIQKDNKHYFFRQAIVYAAKQSVDGKDEAGDVNKPNLITYTFRVNHNKVTFMNDSATYATINVENGKAIDTDNLADQSMPANPSKAGYTFKEWNTSADGKGMKFTGTTVVNEDTTVYAIYDKNVSPMNEAPTLEVKDKTIKKGEKFNLMSLVVSAKDKEDGDLTKDVKLIDDGGFNKDKIGKYTVTFKVTDKDGASVTKKAVVTVVEKSKPALKPDNNSGKKLPKTGNDANIILYATLLGLSGAVLTAVGIRRKKEN from the coding sequence ATGAAAAGGTTAGTAAAAAAATCTACGAGTTTAGTTTTGGCTCTACTAATGATGTTCAGTGTATTTGCCGGTACTACAAAAGTATTGGCTGAAGAAATGCCTGAAAAAGAAAAGAAACTAACAAAAGACAATTATTGGGCTGAGTTAAGTTGGTATAAAGATTCGACTCATAAAGGGGTTATGCCATCTTATTTAAAGGATTATTTTGCAAGTAGTCGTGTAAAATGGGCTAATAGACTAAATGAGTATTCTTTGGTTCCTTTCTTTCCAGATGCAGGAATTTCTTCAGATGATGAGGTAGATAAAGATGTTGAAGAGATGGTAACACAATATTTAGCTCCATATGCTAAAGATTATCCGCATAAAGAACATCCTGATCCAGCTCTTAATCGTTGGAAAGGTGGAAAACAATGGAATCCATATAACTTTAATTATGCGAATGATCTCTTAACGGAAAAAACAACTGATTATAATGTGCGTGCGGATATCAAAGAAAGAGGTCTTTCCAGTACAGCTATTTCCAATCATCGTATAGGCGATAAAATCAATTTAGATTTTCATGTTGATTTATCATTGTTTAGAAAGATTAAAAATACTGTACTTATTGCTGTAATTAATTCGGAATTTCCGGCATACTATATGATGAAAAATAATATGCCTGAAACTGCAATTACACAATCCGATGCTGAATTGGTATTTGTCTTAGATTTGCCAAAAGGTTTAGAATCTCTAGATACAACTAAATACAAATTATCCGGTATTGATGGTTTTGATGATTTATCTGTTACAAAAGAAAAAGGTGGCAGAAGAATTGTTGTAAAAGCAAGACTAAAGGCACCACATACTTATGAAACATTAAAGGAATTATACAAAAAAATTCAAAAGGTTAAATCAGCAACACTAAGTGTGGACGGATTACAAGTAACTTCTGATGTTGAAATTAACAAAAACAATACTGTTACAGGATATGCTTATGGTGCACATGAAAATATCTTTACTACTGATAATAATGTTATTTTTAATAAAGATGATTCTGCTATTCAAAAGGATAATAAGCATTATTTCTTCCGTCAAGCTATTGTTTATGCAGCGAAACAATCTGTGGATGGAAAAGATGAAGCCGGTGATGTTAATAAACCTAATTTGATTACTTATACATTCAGAGTAAATCATAATAAGGTAACTTTCATGAACGATAGTGCAACGTATGCAACAATCAATGTGGAAAATGGCAAAGCAATTGATACGGATAATTTGGCTGATCAATCTATGCCTGCTAATCCAAGTAAAGCAGGATATACATTTAAAGAATGGAATACATCTGCTGATGGAAAAGGTATGAAGTTCACAGGTACAACTGTTGTAAATGAAGATACAACTGTGTATGCTATTTACGACAAGAATGTATCTCCTATGAATGAAGCACCTACACTTGAAGTTAAAGACAAAACTATTAAAAAAGGCGAAAAATTTAATTTAATGAGTCTTGTTGTATCTGCTAAAGATAAAGAAGATGGTGATTTAACTAAAGATGTAAAACTTATCGATGATGGTGGTTTTAATAAGGATAAGATAGGTAAATATACTGTTACGTTTAAAGTAACTGATAAAGATGGAGCAAGTGTAACAAAGAAAGCTGTTGTTACAGTTGTTGAAAAAAGCAAACCTGCTCTAAAACCTGATAATAATTCCGGAAAAAAATTACCAAAAACAGGTAACGATGCAAACATAATCCTATATGCTACATTATTAGGATTATCAGGAGCAGTGCTTACTGCAGTAGGAATTAGAAGAAAAAAAGAAAATTAA